Proteins from a single region of Pseudopedobacter saltans DSM 12145:
- a CDS encoding peptidylprolyl isomerase, whose protein sequence is MKRYLVIALLIMSSNLFAQKKVIDKVVAVVGDNIILQSEVEQQYAQYILQGTKPDPNIKCYIMQSMLSQKLLTKQAAIDSIVVEDGDVDNEVERRMRTMITRAGGEQRLEEFLGRPVILYKDEIRPDIREQLVAQKMQAKITEKVEVTPLDVRRFYQAIPKDSLPVYNTEVEVGEIVIYPKLTKEEKETYKDKLEALRLRIKNGDSFATLARLYSQDPGSARDGGELPFFDRNTMAKEFTAWAFKLKPGELSPVFETEFGFHFLEVLERRGENVRARHILIVPDSPPAALERARVEIDSIYQKVVAKKMDFSAAASLYSGNNDTKYNGGMILNYESSNRTTYIPTDKLDPSIFLVVDTMKVGSYSKPDVFTDNRGKKGYRFLYLKTKIPPHTANLEQDFPKIKEAAYEEKTSKVVSDWFEKRRKSTYIRIDKDFNNCDILKDWIKDTAVSANNE, encoded by the coding sequence ATGAAAAGATACTTAGTCATAGCGCTGCTTATAATGAGCAGTAATTTATTTGCTCAAAAGAAAGTAATAGATAAAGTTGTTGCTGTTGTTGGTGACAATATTATTTTACAGTCAGAAGTTGAGCAACAATACGCACAATACATTTTGCAGGGCACAAAACCAGATCCTAATATCAAATGCTATATTATGCAAAGTATGCTTAGCCAAAAGTTGTTGACCAAGCAGGCTGCCATTGACTCTATTGTAGTTGAAGATGGCGATGTAGATAACGAAGTGGAAAGAAGGATGCGTACCATGATAACCAGAGCGGGTGGCGAGCAACGGTTGGAGGAATTTTTGGGAAGACCTGTTATTTTGTATAAAGATGAGATCAGACCAGATATTCGGGAACAATTGGTAGCGCAGAAAATGCAGGCGAAAATTACCGAGAAAGTTGAAGTAACTCCTTTAGACGTAAGACGTTTTTATCAGGCTATTCCAAAAGACTCTTTACCGGTATACAATACAGAAGTTGAAGTGGGAGAAATAGTTATTTATCCTAAACTTACCAAAGAGGAAAAGGAAACCTATAAAGATAAACTTGAAGCTTTAAGATTAAGGATTAAAAACGGAGATAGCTTTGCTACCCTGGCGAGATTGTATTCGCAAGATCCGGGATCTGCCAGAGACGGTGGAGAGTTGCCTTTTTTTGACAGAAATACCATGGCAAAGGAATTTACTGCCTGGGCATTTAAACTAAAACCGGGAGAACTGTCTCCGGTATTCGAAACAGAGTTCGGTTTTCACTTTTTGGAAGTTCTGGAGAGGAGAGGGGAAAACGTAAGAGCAAGGCATATTTTAATTGTTCCTGATAGTCCCCCCGCAGCACTGGAACGGGCAAGAGTTGAAATAGATTCTATTTACCAAAAAGTAGTTGCCAAAAAAATGGATTTCTCCGCGGCTGCTTCTCTATATTCGGGAAATAACGATACAAAGTATAATGGCGGAATGATCTTAAATTACGAGAGTTCCAACAGAACAACTTATATTCCAACCGATAAATTGGATCCGTCTATTTTCCTGGTTGTAGATACCATGAAAGTGGGAAGCTACTCTAAACCAGATGTATTTACTGATAACAGAGGTAAAAAGGGATATAGATTTTTATATCTGAAAACTAAAATACCACCACATACTGCAAACTTAGAGCAGGATTTTCCCAAGATCAAGGAAGCTGCCTACGAAGAAAAGACAAGTAAGGTAGTAAGTGATTGGTTCGAAAAAAGAAGAAAATCTACTTACATAAGAATAGATAAAGATTTTAATAATTGCGATATATTAAAAGATTGGATAAAGGATACAGCCGTTTCTGCAAATAATGAGTAA
- the tilS gene encoding tRNA lysidine(34) synthetase TilS has protein sequence MLPQLQIFLDYISKYDLFDKNETILLATSGGRDSMAMVYLFHLSGFKTAIAHCNFNLRGEESVRDEIFVKNTALKLNTPIHIAHFDTTNYAEEHKISIQMAARDLRYDFFEDLCAEFKYQKIAVAHHHNDSIETVLLNLIRGTGIAGLHGIKHSKNTIIRPLLCFTREEIDQFVSEQKIDFVEDSSNASDKYARNKIRLKIIPEMEKINPSLNQTFRKNINYFSELEDFVNHEMNKYKSDLLEPYTNGFKIGIKKIEALHSTKFILSEILLPLGFNTTSINDLLSAVQQRTISGKTFCSEDYRILLDREYIFIKKLLKKERQEKIEIPSGTETIHFNQFDLRISDLSKEEKPDFSNPNKCYVDSDKLTYPLSLRYWELADRFIPFGMKGFKKLSDFFIQQKTPLNEKAEIPILVNGNDEIIWISGLRSDNRYKIDNQTKKITTFEIKSR, from the coding sequence ATGTTACCACAATTACAAATATTCCTTGATTATATCAGCAAATACGATTTATTCGATAAAAACGAGACTATCTTATTGGCTACAAGCGGGGGAAGAGACTCTATGGCAATGGTGTATCTTTTTCACCTGTCGGGTTTTAAAACTGCAATAGCCCATTGCAACTTCAATTTAAGAGGTGAGGAATCTGTTAGAGATGAAATATTTGTCAAAAACACGGCTTTAAAATTGAATACCCCTATACATATTGCACATTTTGATACCACAAATTATGCAGAAGAGCATAAAATCAGTATTCAGATGGCTGCAAGGGATTTGAGATATGATTTTTTTGAGGATTTGTGTGCTGAGTTTAAATATCAAAAAATTGCAGTAGCTCATCACCATAACGACTCCATAGAAACTGTATTACTTAATCTAATCAGAGGGACTGGAATTGCTGGACTACACGGAATTAAACACAGTAAGAATACGATTATACGACCTTTATTATGTTTTACAAGAGAGGAAATCGATCAGTTCGTATCCGAACAGAAAATAGATTTTGTTGAGGATAGCTCCAATGCATCAGATAAATATGCCAGAAACAAAATCAGGCTGAAGATTATTCCGGAAATGGAAAAAATAAATCCTTCACTCAATCAAACGTTCCGGAAGAATATCAACTATTTTTCTGAATTAGAAGATTTTGTAAATCATGAAATGAACAAATATAAATCCGATTTACTGGAACCTTACACAAACGGTTTTAAAATCGGTATTAAAAAGATTGAGGCTTTACATTCCACAAAATTTATTCTTTCAGAAATCCTTTTGCCTTTAGGCTTTAACACGACAAGTATTAACGATTTGCTTTCAGCAGTCCAGCAGCGAACTATTTCGGGAAAAACTTTCTGCTCTGAAGACTACCGAATTTTGCTGGACAGAGAATATATTTTCATTAAAAAGCTTCTGAAAAAAGAAAGACAAGAGAAAATAGAAATACCATCTGGAACGGAAACAATTCATTTTAATCAGTTCGATCTTAGGATTTCGGATTTATCCAAAGAAGAAAAACCAGACTTTTCCAATCCCAATAAATGTTATGTAGACTCCGACAAATTGACTTATCCACTTTCTTTAAGATATTGGGAATTGGCTGACAGGTTTATTCCTTTTGGGATGAAAGGATTTAAAAAGCTAAGTGATTTTTTCATTCAACAAAAAACACCTTTAAATGAAAAAGCAGAAATTCCGATTCTTGTTAATGGCAACGACGAAATTATCTGGATTTCCGGATTGCGTAGCGACAACAGATATAAAATCGATAATCAAACTAAAAAAATAACTACCTTCGAAATCAAAAGCAGGTAA
- a CDS encoding isopenicillin N synthase family dioxygenase, whose amino-acid sequence MTSINIPRLDLSKYTEGTTSEKKQFSDDIGKAFNETGFVTITNHGLSKELISSLYEQVKAFFALPEDTKLKYQKVELAGQRGYTSKGREKAKDAKTPDLKEFWQTGQYVQGEDVVKDEYPDNLIVEEVPEFNVVTKEIYKKLETAGKSILNAISVYLGLPEDYFEDKVYNGNSILRAIHYFPIENPDALPADAVRAGAHEDINLITLLIGASADGLEVLTRDGEWFPIKAHGEDIVVNVGDMLQRLTNNKLKSTTHRVVNPPRELMKNSRYSVPFFLHPKAKMDLTCLDSCVDSQHPKAYTDITAGEYLDERLREIGLKM is encoded by the coding sequence ATGACTTCAATAAATATTCCACGTTTAGATTTATCTAAATATACTGAAGGGACAACATCTGAAAAAAAGCAGTTTTCTGATGATATAGGAAAGGCTTTTAATGAAACAGGTTTTGTGACAATCACAAATCATGGCTTAAGTAAAGAATTAATCAGTAGTCTTTACGAACAGGTGAAAGCTTTCTTCGCATTACCAGAAGATACAAAATTGAAATACCAAAAAGTGGAATTGGCAGGTCAAAGAGGTTATACATCTAAAGGCAGGGAGAAGGCAAAAGATGCTAAGACACCAGATTTGAAGGAATTTTGGCAAACCGGACAGTATGTACAGGGCGAGGATGTTGTTAAAGATGAATACCCTGATAATTTAATTGTAGAGGAGGTTCCGGAATTTAATGTGGTTACTAAAGAGATCTACAAAAAGTTAGAAACAGCAGGGAAAAGTATATTAAATGCAATTTCTGTTTATTTGGGCTTACCTGAGGACTATTTTGAAGATAAAGTTTATAACGGTAATTCAATTTTACGGGCAATTCATTATTTTCCTATCGAAAATCCTGATGCTTTACCGGCAGATGCTGTTAGGGCTGGTGCTCACGAAGATATAAACTTAATTACATTGTTAATTGGCGCAAGTGCCGATGGTTTAGAAGTACTTACCAGAGATGGAGAGTGGTTTCCCATAAAAGCACACGGAGAAGATATTGTGGTTAATGTAGGCGATATGCTTCAAAGATTGACTAATAATAAATTAAAGTCTACAACGCATAGAGTGGTAAATCCGCCAAGAGAATTAATGAAAAATTCCAGATACTCCGTTCCATTTTTCCTGCATCCAAAAGCGAAAATGGATTTAACCTGTCTGGATTCTTGTGTTGATTCGCAACATCCAAAGGCTTACACTGATATAACTGCAGGGGAATATTTAGATGAGCGTTTAAGAGAAATTGGATTGAAAATGTAG
- a CDS encoding non-canonical purine NTP diphosphatase yields MTKRDLVFATNNQHKVAEVQSKVNGNFNIISLTDIGCTEDIVEDGTTLEENASIKSKYVYNNYQKDCFGDDTGLEIEYLNNEPGVYSARYAGGRDPEKNIELVLEKLKGESNRKARFRTVISLIIDGKEHLFEGIVNGTITEGKSGSEGFGYDPIFKPDGYDITFAEMSMEQKNQISHRGRAMEKLLEFLTGM; encoded by the coding sequence ATGACAAAAAGAGATTTAGTTTTTGCAACAAATAACCAACATAAAGTTGCAGAAGTGCAGTCTAAAGTAAACGGGAATTTCAATATTATCAGCCTAACAGATATTGGCTGTACAGAAGATATTGTGGAAGATGGAACGACGCTTGAAGAAAATGCTTCGATAAAAAGCAAATATGTTTATAACAATTATCAGAAAGATTGCTTTGGCGATGATACCGGTCTTGAAATAGAATATTTAAATAATGAACCCGGCGTTTATTCTGCCAGATATGCCGGAGGTCGGGATCCTGAAAAAAACATTGAACTGGTTCTTGAAAAGCTTAAAGGAGAATCTAACCGAAAAGCAAGATTCAGAACCGTTATTTCCCTAATTATAGACGGCAAGGAACACCTTTTTGAAGGTATTGTAAACGGAACGATTACAGAAGGAAAATCGGGATCGGAAGGCTTCGGTTATGATCCTATTTTTAAACCAGATGGTTACGATATTACATTCGCGGAGATGTCGATGGAACAAAAAAACCAGATTAGCCACAGAGGCCGGGCAATGGAAAAACTATTGGAATTTCTTACTGGAATGTAA
- a CDS encoding OstA-like protein: MKKYFIFTIFLLISASLFAQKKVTRVELLQSESFIGMKRNGENTQKVIKPIFQQDNSTLTCDSAYFYIEKNSFDAFGNVHINQADTINIYSDLLNYNGNTKIAVLTNNVRMLDGTAVLTTNHLIYNMASKVGQYHDGGKIVNGPNTLTSKNGYYFSNSADAYFRYDVKVKSPEALIVSDTLRYNSISKIAYFYGPTHIFGKDDTLYTENGTYNTATDQAAFGKKNLYRQASKSLTGDSLFYDRNAGFGRAVKNIIFRDTAQKVELHGDLGYYLKSNESIEVTRNAYVVFETQKDSLVRDSIWMSADTLYSSVTTKGEAYKLRESRKVKEVAPMELEQSTVDSLNNNTPLAKDSLQSSLLTDSLNREKGTIIDSEKLELKTDSSIIADSTIKDMSKEKLPVLMSKKEQKRARRKQEKAELISPKEEKKKAAEQELADRKTTSLIDSAQIKVFNRRLFVADSLQRDSILRLESDTAKIRTISAWRNVKVFKSDLQAKSDSAFFSYGDSTLRIYRSPIVWAQGSQIVADTMYMQLVNGKLDNMDMIRNSIVVNTKDSITFNQVAGKMMKGYFVNEKLDRVFVDGNAESIYFPEDTTSNKGMLRTLASRMRINFSNDSLMSILFLKKPEMTYYPIAQVTEELKTLPNFSWKPKERPKSKAEIFSQPKIVNNTRKKAPVPTKQTPPAKAAPKPKAAIQNKAKELEKK, translated from the coding sequence GTGAAAAAGTATTTCATTTTTACCATTTTCCTACTGATATCTGCAAGTCTCTTTGCGCAGAAGAAAGTAACTCGTGTGGAACTTCTGCAATCCGAGTCGTTTATAGGTATGAAACGGAACGGAGAAAATACTCAAAAAGTTATTAAACCGATATTTCAACAGGATAATTCTACTCTTACCTGTGATAGTGCCTATTTCTATATAGAAAAAAATAGTTTCGACGCTTTTGGTAACGTTCATATCAATCAGGCGGACACCATTAATATTTACTCCGATTTGCTGAATTACAATGGTAATACAAAAATTGCAGTATTGACTAATAATGTTAGAATGTTGGATGGTACCGCCGTACTAACGACTAATCATCTTATCTATAATATGGCCTCTAAAGTTGGGCAATATCACGATGGTGGAAAAATAGTTAACGGGCCTAATACATTAACCAGTAAAAATGGTTATTACTTTTCCAATTCAGCCGATGCATATTTCAGGTATGATGTAAAAGTGAAAAGTCCGGAAGCTTTAATTGTTTCTGATACATTGCGTTACAATTCCATTAGTAAAATCGCTTATTTTTACGGTCCAACACATATATTCGGAAAGGACGATACGTTATATACCGAAAACGGAACATATAATACCGCTACCGATCAGGCGGCTTTTGGTAAGAAAAATCTTTATCGCCAAGCATCTAAAAGTCTTACGGGGGACAGTTTGTTTTACGATAGAAATGCCGGGTTCGGTAGGGCTGTTAAAAATATTATATTCAGAGACACCGCCCAGAAAGTCGAATTACATGGCGATTTGGGATATTATCTGAAATCTAATGAAAGTATTGAAGTAACACGGAACGCTTATGTTGTATTCGAAACACAGAAAGATTCTCTGGTAAGAGATAGTATCTGGATGTCTGCGGATACTTTATACAGTTCTGTTACTACAAAAGGAGAGGCTTACAAATTAAGAGAATCACGAAAAGTTAAAGAGGTTGCCCCGATGGAATTAGAGCAGAGTACCGTAGATTCTTTAAACAATAATACTCCATTAGCAAAAGACAGCCTTCAGTCTTCTTTACTTACAGATAGTTTAAATAGGGAAAAAGGAACAATTATCGATTCTGAAAAATTAGAGCTTAAGACAGACTCGTCTATAATTGCAGATTCTACTATAAAAGATATGTCGAAGGAAAAGCTCCCTGTCTTAATGAGTAAGAAAGAACAAAAGAGGGCCAGGAGAAAACAAGAGAAAGCAGAATTAATTTCGCCGAAAGAGGAAAAGAAGAAAGCTGCGGAGCAGGAATTGGCAGATAGGAAAACGACTAGTCTAATAGATTCGGCCCAGATAAAAGTATTTAATAGAAGATTATTTGTTGCAGATAGTCTGCAAAGAGATAGCATACTTCGGTTAGAGAGCGATACCGCCAAAATAAGGACAATAAGCGCCTGGAGAAATGTAAAGGTGTTTAAATCAGATTTGCAGGCAAAGTCCGATTCGGCGTTTTTTAGCTATGGAGATTCGACGCTTCGGATTTACAGATCTCCAATAGTTTGGGCACAAGGTAGCCAGATCGTTGCAGATACGATGTATATGCAGTTGGTAAATGGTAAGCTTGATAATATGGATATGATTAGAAACTCGATTGTTGTAAATACAAAAGATTCTATCACTTTTAATCAGGTAGCGGGAAAAATGATGAAAGGTTACTTTGTCAATGAAAAATTGGATCGTGTTTTTGTTGACGGTAATGCTGAAAGTATTTATTTCCCGGAAGACACTACATCCAATAAGGGAATGTTAAGAACGTTGGCCTCGCGGATGAGAATTAATTTTTCCAATGATAGTTTAATGAGTATTCTCTTTCTGAAGAAGCCCGAAATGACTTATTATCCTATTGCACAGGTAACAGAAGAATTAAAAACATTACCGAATTTTAGTTGGAAGCCTAAAGAAAGACCTAAATCTAAAGCAGAGATATTTAGTCAGCCGAAAATTGTAAATAATACTAGAAAGAAAGCGCCGGTACCAACTAAGCAAACGCCACCGGCGAAAGCAGCGCCAAAACCGAAAGCGGCAATTCAGAATAAAGCAAAAGAATTGGAAAAGAAATAA